The Nostoc sp. 'Lobaria pulmonaria (5183) cyanobiont' DNA window GAAGAATTATTCTAATCCTCATCCCTAATTCTACGTATAGTGCCAACCATCAAAGAAGAGTTGCACTTTGACAAAAGATATCGAACCAATCCCATGTCTTTTACACTTACTTTAGTCGTGGGATTGGCTCAATATTCAAAATTTAACTGTGGACATAATTATATTTCAGCAGAGAGCCAAATCTTATTAGAACTATTAACCAAACCAGTGGGAAGGTTCACAAGTTGGTTCAACTGTTTCACAAACACGATGGCTAATCCAATCTGACTTTTCTTGAACGATTAGACAAATGCCTTGGTGAATCAAATTCTGTAAATGTAGCTGCTGCTCTAAGGGTTTACGAGGCAATTTGTAATAAGCCAAGCTTCTTTGTTCAGCCTCCGGTGGAATCTGTTCGTCAGACATGACGCTGTAAAAGGAGGGAATGCGGTTGAGGACGAAAGTAATTAGCTCTTGGCGTAAATCAGGAATCGCAAAGGCTTGTTGATATGGATCGGATGGATATGTATTCAAAATACTTTCAATTTCTTCCACTATTGACTGTTGTGTTAAATTGACTACCGTTTTCATGGTTTTAAACCCTTTTTTAATCAAGTCAATGCTTGGTTGAGAAAATAACTTTTTTAGATGGCCATGTCCTGATGACAACCAGTCAAATTACTTTTAACTGATAGATGCAATCAACCCTGAAACTAGCCTCTTATCTTGGTACAATATCAGACATTTGGCTTTGCTTATTTTAGTTAAACTTTATACTGTTTTACAGTATCACTTATTAAAATAGCGTCCAACAATCTGGTAAACTACCGACATTTTATATTTATAATCTTAATGATTTCAAATTTCTGCCAAAAAGGCAGAAATCTACATAAAACGCAGTATCAAAGCTAGGGGATCAAGGTTAACAGTAATAAACTAACTTGAATTAGGAACAAGTTTTGAATGAAGTTAAGCTTTTTGAGTAATTGACATCACTTTTTAGGCTTGAGGCAAAATTTGCTATTTCATCTAAAAAACTTATTTGTTGCACTTTGATTTAGTCAGTCAGAAAAGTGACGACTCACTATAGTGCAGAATCAGTCTAGCGACAGATGAAATGAACGAGCAAAAACGTTTAAAAAGTTCACATTATCGAAAGAAAGATGACACAACTGATTGTTAATTTCATCAGCCGCAGCTAATCCAGAAAGCATCGCACCTTCTACAAGATTGCCGCCACACCAATCACCACAGCAAACTAAAGGTAAGGCAGTTCCAGCAGACAAAAAAGCTTCGTGCCAAGGACGGCTAGGAAAGGCATAACGCCAACGATGTACTTGCATCCATTCGGGAGTATTCAGCCAAGGAAGGGACAAAGATTCAGCTGCTCGTTGCAACATATATTGTCCGACAGGTTGTAAATCCTGTGATTCGAGATGACGTTGGGCAAAATCAGCGCTACTTTGCACCACAAAATGTGGTTGTTGAGGGTTAGGACGCTTGCTACTGTCTAAACCAATCCATGCTAAATCAGCATCATCCACAAAAGTTAGGGCTTTCCACTGAGGAAGGGGTTGAGATGTAGAAGGATATCCAGCGATCGCACTAATCGAAGGATAAAATTCTACAGAACGCAAGTTATCAAGAAAAACTGCATCCAATACACTCTCACCCAAAGGTTCCAATAACATCACAGCTTGAGGTGCAGGAATAGCGACAACTATAGCTTTTGCAGTTAATTCTTCCTTACTAGATTCCAGAGTCAGACGCCAGCTATTTTCGGTAGTTGGAGTAATAGAGATGACACGCTGATTCAGTAATATTTCTAAACCTGGGGTGAGGGATTTAGCGATCGCACTCATTCCCCCAGGCGCAACATAACGCGGACTGCGGTTATTGGGTTCAGATAAAGGAACACCTGTTGTGAGTTCGTAAACCTCATCTGTCCAAACTTCGAGTATATGGCGCGATCGCAATATCTCCACAAAACGTTCCAATAATTCACCCTTTGGCTTCAGGTAACAAGCCCCATGATCTGCCAAAGTTCCATGCAAGCGGCGTGTAGCTAGTCTCCCTCCCAAACCACGCGACTTTTCCACCACTACCACCGAATATCCAGCTTGACTTAACTGCTGGGCGCAGACTAAACCGGCAATTCCGGCACCAATCACTGCAATATCAGTCATGAGTCAATAGTCCCTAGTTAATTATTGGTCATTAGTTATTGGTTATTATCAAAGGACAAAATTACTACTAATGACTGCTGAAAGCTAATAGTAGAATAAGGTACAGAAAGCTGCACGGAAGGGAGGAAGGGAAATTGGATGAAATGAGGGCGGCGCTAGAGTTAGCGACCGAAGAAGAGTTGCAAGACTTAACGGCAATTCTATTTAGTCGTAAGTTCAATCCCTTAGACTATGTACACACACCCGAACCCATCGAAGTACAAAGCCAAGACCGCAAAGCTTGGTTAGATGCACTAGAGGGCCGCTTTCGTTTTTTGGCGGCAGATGGGATGACAGTATTACGGGGACGCACAAGCCAGGTAACTTACCGACAAGCGTTAGTTCAAGTATGTAAGTATCTAAAAATTCCCTATTCTCATCAGCTGGCAACCATTGATTTAGAAGCAGAAGTATTTTTGCATCTGTTAGGACAGGTGTGGAAAAAATTGCCGGAACAGGAAAAGCAAAAATTGACTATACAGGTGCAGCGTCAGCTGCTGAAATCAGAACTAAAACAACCCCTACCACTTTTATTGCAACGCGATCCCTTAGGATTACTTTTTAAAGGCGGTAGTGCGCTGGCAGTTACTTCTCTTCTCCAGCCACTTGTACTTAAGCAAATTGCCCGTCAATTTGCCATCCACTTTGCTACTTATGAAGTAGCCAAACAAGCGGCAATTACAGGCTCAGAAGCAGCTGCAACCCAATTTCAAAGTTATGTAACGATGCAAATGGCGCAACGGAGTATGACAGTCAGTGCAGCTCGTTATGGGGTAGCCCGCACGATGTTTGCCGCGATCGGCCCAATGATGTGGACTTGGTTTTTTGCGGATTTAGGCTGGAGAGCGATCGCTACTAACTATGGTCGAATCATTCCCACAATCTTCGCCTTAGCTCAAATTCGCCTCACTCGTGAGGAATGTTGGGAGCCAGCTTGAACAAGGTTTTTGACTATTTCAAGTCTCGTTGGCAATCTTCTTGGAACTACTCTCTATGGGCATTGTTAATCTTCCCATTGAGTCCTTTAGTAGGGGCTGTGACTGTAGGTTTTGTCTCATTAATAACTTGGCTGAAACAATCCCGCAAAATTAATCGCCGCCCCCTCAACTGGGGATTTGCCCTATTGAGTGTATTACTGATCGTAAGTGCTGGGTTTGCCCAAGACAAAACAGCAGCTTTCCTCGGCTTATTTAATTTATTACCATTCTTTTTACTTTTCGCTGCCCATAGCGCTCTGATTCAAACATTTACCCAATTGCGGCAAATGGCTTGGGTTTTGGTAGTCGGTTCCATGCCAGTAGCAATTATGGGCTTGGGACAGTTATTTTTAGGCTGGAGTTTCAAGTTCCAGTTTGTGTGGGTTGTGTTTAGTTGGACAATCAGACCAGGCGGAAACCCACCAGGTCGTATCGCTTCACTTTTCTTGCACGCTAACACCTTCGCAGCTTATCTAGTAATAGTTTTCATCCTTGGTCTAGGGTTATGGCTAGAACAATGGCGATTAGGGATGAGGTATTGGGGATTGGGCATAGGAGGCAGAGGGGCAGACAGGCAGAGGGACAGAGGGGAAAGACTTACTGCGCCCCACTCCCCAGTTCCCTTTCTCTTCCTAACAGTGGCGGTGATTGTGAATTTTATTACCTTGATTTTCACCAACTCACGCAATGGATGGGCGATCGCTATTTTTGCCTGTTTAGCTTATGCACTCTACCAAGGTTGGCGCATTCTTGTAGGTAGCGTTGCTGCGATCGTCTCTAGTGTGCTTTTGGCAGCTTTTGCTCCCTCATCAGTCGCTCACATTTTTCGCTTGGTAGTTCCTGCATTCTTTTGGGCAAGGTTAAATGACGATATGTATCCAGATAGACCAGTCGCTTTAATGCGAACAACTCAATGGGAGTTTGCCTGGTCTTTAGCTCAACAACATCCTTGGACTGGCTGGGGATTACGTAGTTTTAGTGCGCTTTACAGAGCAAAGATGCAGATTCCCTTGGGTCATCCCCATAACTTGTTTTTGATGTTATCTGCTGAAACTGGTTTTCCCAGTGCTTTTTTATTTTGTGGCTTACTCGCTTGGATTTTGATTACAGGTGTCCAATTACTGCAAAAGTCAAAATATCTAAATACAGGAGACAGATTGATATTTTTCAGTTATCTTCTAGCTTTTGTTGGGTGGATTTTATTAAATACAGTAGATGTAACCCTCTTCGATTTTCGTTTGAATGCGCTTTCATGGCTAATTTTGGCTGCCATTTCTGGAGTAGTACATCGTAATTACGAAAAAAACAGGCTTGCATCTCATCAAAATTAGCTATTAGTTTTTTCAGTGTATGCACTGGGGACATTGAGAGTTTTAAGTTAATAAGATTGCTATATTCACGTCTGTGAGTGTGACTAATACCTAATTAGTCACTGTTGCTGATTGTTGGGAAGGTGTAGGGACATCCCTTTTGGGGTTTTCCTGCATGACGGGCATCTCTTGTAGATGCCCTTTTGTATATTTATTATTTTTATTCAGTTAAACACTATCTTAAAAAGATTCAATTTGACGCAATCTCTGAAAAAATTTTATCTTTGATAAAGGAACATAAAACATGATTGCTGAAATTAAACTAGGTCTTTGTAACCCACAAGAACCTATTTATTTATATGTAAAAAAAGGAGAATTAAGCGGGGAATCCTACCTATGGTACAATTATGATATTAATAATAAAATGACTATTCCTGTGCAGCAAAAAGAGCTGACTGGTTATCTATCAGATATTAAATTAACGACGAAATAATTTAGAAAAAAGGACAACATTAAGTTAGACATTGTTGTTAGAGCGGATGAAATTTATATTGTTAGGACTGGAATAGAAACGAACTTTGCTAAAAGTTTTCTTTTAGCTGTATCGCTAATCCCGGATTTTTCCAAGCCTCTGATTATCGCTGCAACTGCTGGAGAAGAGAATGTGGTTTTTTGTAACCTCTACGACGCAGCAACTAAAACCAGGATTCACTCTGAATGGAACAGAGATGCTGATTGGCTAGCAATAATTGATCGTATTCAAACTAGGTTGCAGACATCTAAAAATTCCCATATCGTCTCTGGTGAACCAATACTGTTCTAGGAAAACTAGGGAGGCGGGGAAAGTTGGTTAAGGAATTTATTTCCCAGATTGATTAGCTACAACTTAACAAAATCGCATTACTCCCTAACGGAGTGATGATGTGTTTTTTAGCTATGGCTCTAAGCCTTGGCTACGTTTTTCTTGGATGATTTGTTGTAGCTCATCTACTGAATTAAGACGTTTGCCATTAGACTGAACATGTAATGCTAGGGCGTGAATTGCTTCTGTATCGCCACGATTTTGTAAGATATAATCTCGCAATTGCTTGTGTGTCATTTGTCTAAAGTTAGGCTTATTCATAATCAACCTCTTCTTCTGGATTAATTACTACAACTGTCTCTTCACCTGCTATTACTACGATGTTATCTGTTCGCTCATCTAAGCTAACTAGGTAAACCGGGAGATACATTCGCGTTAGCCAAGTCAAGACTCTGTATAACTGTTTCAATTGTTCTGAGGTTGGCTGCATTCACCGCTAAACTTAGGCTAAACACAAGCTGAAACTTTATTATGACCGATAACCCTCACAGATAATCGGTGTAAGCTCTCGGTAAAATAGGTGTGTCGGTAACGAAAAAAAGACGCCTCCATAACCAACCTTATGCTCACAACAGCTAACTTTCTTCAGTACACCCAATGGTCAGGTATAGCTACATTGGTATTTGCTGCCTTGACATTTTTGGCTTTTATTCTTAAATGGGGCATCCGCTTTCGGTTGGTGGGTACGACTGGCTTTATGCTGGTGGTGACTGCTGGTTTATTTGGACTCTCAATAGTCCCCTTGAGTCGGACTGTGATTCCCGGAGCAGTCCGGTACACTCTAGTTTATGACAATGGCTCAACACAAGCAGTGATTGCCACATCACCCAAAATTACACCCACACAGTTAGAAGCAACTTTACGTCAAGCAGCTAGTAATCTCTTTTCTTATGGTCGCTCAGGTACACGAGAAGACGAAAATTTGACAGTTCGCGCCCGTACCATTATCCACCGAGAAACAGGGATTTCTGTCCCAGTTTACTTGGGTGAGGTCAAGCGATCGCTCGTTTCTCATCAAAATTCCCCGGTAACAGTCAAAATTTACACAGACAATTTCGCCCAATTGCCAAAACCCACCGCTTAAGAGGCAGGGAGCAGGGAGAGCGGAGGAGAAGAATAATTAATGCCCCATACCCGAATGGCACTAAGAAAAGCTATAAGGTTTGCGGAATAAGGACTATAGCTTTAATTCCCTCTCCCGTAGTAATAGCATGATTCAGGCGA harbors:
- a CDS encoding O-antigen ligase family protein; this encodes MLGASLNKVFDYFKSRWQSSWNYSLWALLIFPLSPLVGAVTVGFVSLITWLKQSRKINRRPLNWGFALLSVLLIVSAGFAQDKTAAFLGLFNLLPFFLLFAAHSALIQTFTQLRQMAWVLVVGSMPVAIMGLGQLFLGWSFKFQFVWVVFSWTIRPGGNPPGRIASLFLHANTFAAYLVIVFILGLGLWLEQWRLGMRYWGLGIGGRGADRQRDRGERLTAPHSPVPFLFLTVAVIVNFITLIFTNSRNGWAIAIFACLAYALYQGWRILVGSVAAIVSSVLLAAFAPSSVAHIFRLVVPAFFWARLNDDMYPDRPVALMRTTQWEFAWSLAQQHPWTGWGLRSFSALYRAKMQIPLGHPHNLFLMLSAETGFPSAFLFCGLLAWILITGVQLLQKSKYLNTGDRLIFFSYLLAFVGWILLNTVDVTLFDFRLNALSWLILAAISGVVHRNYEKNRLASHQN
- a CDS encoding DUF6887 family protein; protein product: MNKPNFRQMTHKQLRDYILQNRGDTEAIHALALHVQSNGKRLNSVDELQQIIQEKRSQGLEP
- a CDS encoding DUF6888 family protein → MQPTSEQLKQLYRVLTWLTRMYLPVYLVSLDERTDNIVVIAGEETVVVINPEEEVDYE
- a CDS encoding Ycf51 family protein is translated as MLTTANFLQYTQWSGIATLVFAALTFLAFILKWGIRFRLVGTTGFMLVVTAGLFGLSIVPLSRTVIPGAVRYTLVYDNGSTQAVIATSPKITPTQLEATLRQAASNLFSYGRSGTREDENLTVRARTIIHRETGISVPVYLGEVKRSLVSHQNSPVTVKIYTDNFAQLPKPTA
- a CDS encoding NAD(P)/FAD-dependent oxidoreductase, whose protein sequence is MTDIAVIGAGIAGLVCAQQLSQAGYSVVVVEKSRGLGGRLATRRLHGTLADHGACYLKPKGELLERFVEILRSRHILEVWTDEVYELTTGVPLSEPNNRSPRYVAPGGMSAIAKSLTPGLEILLNQRVISITPTTENSWRLTLESSKEELTAKAIVVAIPAPQAVMLLEPLGESVLDAVFLDNLRSVEFYPSISAIAGYPSTSQPLPQWKALTFVDDADLAWIGLDSSKRPNPQQPHFVVQSSADFAQRHLESQDLQPVGQYMLQRAAESLSLPWLNTPEWMQVHRWRYAFPSRPWHEAFLSAGTALPLVCCGDWCGGNLVEGAMLSGLAAADEINNQLCHLSFDNVNFLNVFARSFHLSLD